GTAAAACCGAATTCGAGAGAAAAGAGGCAGTAACTAACTATTCGGGAGGAGCAGACTGCAGTGGGCACCAGCCCGGGAAGTAAGATTCTTAACGTCTTCCTCGCTTTCCTCTCCCAGAGTTTTGTGTAAGCATCAGCTCCTCCCCCTGGGCCTCCAAAAGTTACCTTTCTTTTGGGTGTGATTCTCGAACCTGAAGCGTTTGAGTCCTAAGAAACTAGAACAAGTTAGAGCCAAAGAGGCCTGGCGGGCAGGGTTGCGGGTGGAGTCCGGGCCGGGTGGCGTGGAAGGCCGAGCACAGCTGCGAGCGGCGAGTCCGGGGAGAGGAGGAGCGGGAGTAAGCGGGGCGGGCCTGCGGTCGGGGTTCGGCCGGGGGAGGGGATCCCCGTTTCCCCCTCCTCATCCTCGCCTCCTCGGGCTCTGGTGACGTTGCGGTTTCCTCCCCCCTCCAGCGGAGCCTCAGCGCCCGCCGCGTCCCTCCCTCCGCCCCTTTCGCCCACACCTACCCGCCCGCGCCGGCCCGGCTCTCAGTAGCGCCGCCCGAGGCTGCAGCAGCGCATCCCGGGGCGCGGCGCCCACCAGCACCCATGGCGCGGCGGTGGCGCGGAGGGCTCGGTTCGGAAAGGGCCGGGAGCCCGGGCGCCCTGGTGTGAGGAGGGCCGGGAGCTGGCTCTGGAGGCTGCGGAGGCGACGCCGGAAAGAACGAAGCCTCGGCGGGGAGCGGTAAGCGGCGGGGCGCGCAAGGGGCGAGCTGGGGCGCGCGGCGCAACTTTCTTCTGGAGTTTCGGGCGGGTAGCCTGCGGGGCTGGCCCGGCACGGGCCGGAGACGGAGAGCCACGTCCCCGGCTGAGAGTGAAGCGCCGCGGGCTGCGCGCCCGGGCCCGGCTCGGCTAGGCTCCGAGAGAGCGCCTGACGCGTGAAGACTGAGCCACGGACTTCCCCAGCGGCTGAGCAGCCTCGAGGGGCAGCTTTtc
This is a stretch of genomic DNA from Rhinopithecus roxellana isolate Shanxi Qingling chromosome 4, ASM756505v1, whole genome shotgun sequence. It encodes these proteins:
- the LOC104670055 gene encoding uncharacterized protein LOC104670055 isoform X1, with product MAGIRRERRTRGCATQPRRVKSRPRGPSRKSRLGRPDPTHGMRSPGSHRVPGSVLGVQGGGEGRKAAPRGCSAAGEVRGSVFTRQALSRSLAEPGPGAQPAALHSQPGTWLSVSGPCRASPAGYPPETPEESCAARPSSPLARPAAYRSPPRLRSFRRRLRSLQSQLPALLTPGRPGSRPFPNRALRATAAPWVLVGAAPRDALLQPRAALLRAGPARAEIAFKRNPLQTGQEEVVLLNFLNVCSGTSKGYSVAAKRFWLECNGAISAHCKFCFPG
- the LOC104670055 gene encoding uncharacterized protein LOC104670055 isoform X2: MAGIRRERRTRGCATQPRRVKSRPRGPSRKSRLGRPDPTHGMRSPGSHRVPGSVLGVQGGGEGRKAAPRGCSAAGEVRGSVFTRQALSRSLAEPGPGAQPAALHSQPGTWLSVSGPCRASPAGYPPETPEESCAARPSSPLARPAAYRSPPRLRSFRRRLRSLQSQLPALLTPGRPGSRPFPNRALRATAAPWVLVGAAPRDALLQPRAALLRAGPARAEIAFKRNPLQTGQEEVVLLNFLNVCSGTSKGYSVAAKRF